From Lycium ferocissimum isolate CSIRO_LF1 chromosome 12, AGI_CSIRO_Lferr_CH_V1, whole genome shotgun sequence, one genomic window encodes:
- the LOC132040614 gene encoding uncharacterized protein LOC132040614, protein MALAGQIPWNNKYFIPQGASMEHELLFRKIYWRYFNQICDTHGFDIDIYPGKAWAATYVPYIDFRKEIDLLMDLAKHAIQDYNNTSNDDYKYKVTWIEKVNYFVGEGREFLMTVKVKNLTLRTPIETFQIHAYRGRNEENVVRLCRKKFFKLS, encoded by the exons ATGGCATTGGCTGGTCAGATCCCATGGAACAACAAATATTTCATCCCTCAAGGCGCTTCCATGGAGCACGAGCTTTTATTTCGCAAAATTTATTGGAGATACTTCAATCAGATTTGTGATACCCAT GGTTTCGACATTGACATCTATCCGGGTAAAGCCTGGGCAGCTACTTACGTACCATACATTGATTTTCGGAAAGAAATTGACTTGCTCATGGATCTGGCTAAACATGCTATTCAGGACTACAACAATACATCAAATGAT GATTACAAGTACAAGGTCACGTGGATTGAAAAAGTGAACTATTTTGTGGGTGAAGGTCGTGAATTCCTTATGACTGTTAAAGTTAAAAATCTCACTCTGCGTACACCTATAGAAACTTTTCAAATCCATGCATATAGGGGACGAAATGAGGAGAATGTTGTCCGTCTTTGCCGGAAAAAATTCTTTAAG TTGAGTTGA